The following proteins are co-located in the Polymorphospora rubra genome:
- a CDS encoding SDR family oxidoreductase yields MPDTLHGHVALVTGATRGAGRGMAVELGAAGATVYVTGRTTRATRSDIGRPETIEDTADLVTRAGGTGIAVRCDHTDPTDVRALADRISTEQDGRLDILVDDTWGGDHLIEWKPIWEHDLDNGLRAVRNALETHLVTLHTVLPLLIHRKQGLVCEITDGDGMFDNRYRGTMFYDLVKSAITRIGRTLHHEVHPHGITAVALTPGFLRSEDMLDRFGVTEDNWRDGITKDRFFAISETPHYIGRAVVALATDPDHARWSGQALSAGQLAAHYGFTDLDGSRPDATRFITDAYYGDKPDADAADYR; encoded by the coding sequence ATGCCCGACACCCTGCACGGACACGTCGCCCTGGTCACCGGCGCCACCCGCGGCGCCGGCCGCGGCATGGCCGTCGAACTCGGCGCCGCCGGCGCCACCGTCTACGTCACCGGCCGCACCACCCGCGCCACCCGCAGCGACATCGGCCGCCCCGAAACCATCGAGGACACCGCCGACCTCGTCACCAGAGCCGGCGGCACCGGCATCGCCGTCCGCTGCGACCACACCGACCCCACCGACGTACGCGCCCTCGCCGACCGCATCAGCACCGAACAGGACGGCCGGCTCGACATCCTCGTCGACGACACCTGGGGCGGCGACCACCTCATCGAGTGGAAACCCATCTGGGAACACGACCTCGACAACGGCCTACGCGCCGTCCGCAACGCCCTGGAAACCCACCTCGTCACCCTGCACACCGTCCTGCCCCTGCTCATCCACCGCAAACAGGGCCTGGTCTGCGAAATCACCGACGGCGACGGCATGTTCGACAACCGCTACCGCGGCACCATGTTCTACGACCTCGTCAAATCCGCCATCACCCGCATCGGCCGCACCCTCCACCACGAAGTCCACCCGCACGGCATCACCGCCGTCGCCCTCACCCCGGGCTTCCTACGCTCCGAGGACATGCTCGACCGCTTCGGCGTCACCGAGGACAACTGGCGCGACGGCATCACCAAGGACCGCTTCTTCGCCATCTCCGAAACCCCGCACTACATCGGCCGCGCCGTCGTCGCGCTGGCCACCGACCCCGACCACGCCCGCTGGTCCGGACAGGCACTCTCCGCCGGACAACTCGCCGCCCACTACGGCTTCACCGACCTCGACGGCTCCCGCCCCGACGCCACCCGCTTCATCACCGACGCCTACTACGGCGACAAACCCGACGCCGACGCCGCCGACTACCGCTGA
- a CDS encoding TetR/AcrR family transcriptional regulator, producing MARPRKITDDRLLAAAAAVIGRHGPGFTLADIAAEAQISAGTLIHRFGSKHGLLTAMLAASIDAARQPPTTSPADGDPVAAIRRTLVDRYTAIDDPGTAPNHLAQLATELADEHLRAGLADLHTAVETAVTALVRAAADTGALPGAPAAAVAARILTATADGTAIHWSTRPDGHLRDRLTTDLDAILAGWRHPTHP from the coding sequence ATGGCCCGCCCCCGAAAGATCACCGACGACCGGCTGCTCGCGGCGGCAGCCGCCGTCATCGGCCGCCACGGCCCCGGCTTCACCCTCGCCGACATCGCCGCCGAAGCCCAGATCAGCGCCGGCACCCTCATCCACCGCTTCGGCTCCAAACACGGCCTGCTCACCGCCATGCTCGCCGCCTCGATCGACGCCGCACGCCAGCCGCCCACCACCAGCCCCGCCGACGGCGACCCGGTCGCCGCGATCCGGCGCACCCTCGTCGACCGCTACACCGCCATCGACGACCCCGGCACCGCCCCCAACCACCTCGCGCAACTCGCCACCGAACTCGCCGACGAACACCTGCGCGCCGGCCTCGCCGACCTCCACACCGCCGTCGAAACCGCCGTCACCGCCCTGGTCCGCGCCGCCGCCGACACCGGCGCCCTGCCCGGCGCACCCGCCGCCGCCGTCGCCGCCCGCATCCTCACCGCCACCGCCGACGGCACCGCCATCCACTGGTCCACCCGCCCCGACGGCCACCTGCGCGACCGGCTCACCACCGACCTCGACGCGATCCTCGCCGGCTGGCGACACCCCACCCACCCCTGA